In Gallus gallus isolate bGalGal1 chromosome 6, bGalGal1.mat.broiler.GRCg7b, whole genome shotgun sequence, a single genomic region encodes these proteins:
- the LOC768416 gene encoding protein MANBAL: protein MAAERHYSPPEIPEPTLMETVLHHGLFFGAIFQLLCVLAIILPVSQSRKTDSDGSGTKTWEAVKKPKASAAQLSKKPKKESKKKR, encoded by the exons ATGGCTGCTGAACGGCATTACTCCCCACCGGAGATCCCTGAGCCCACGCTGATGGAGACTGTGCTGCACCACGGACTCTTCTTTGGAGCCATTTTCCAGCTTCTCTGTGTGTTAGCCATTATCCTGCCAGTTTCCCAGTCCCGTAAGACA GACTCGGATGGTTCTGGGACTAAGACCTGGGAGGCGGTGAAGAAACCAAAGGCAAGTGCTGCGCAGCTAAGTAAGAAACccaagaaggaaagcaaaaagaaacgATAA